The Cryptomeria japonica chromosome 2, Sugi_1.0, whole genome shotgun sequence region TAGTTTCTGTGATTATTTAATAAGATAATTATTAGAATTTTTGAAGTTCATtaatgatcatttttttttttcaaattgatttttcCATTTACACAAATGAATAAGAATTCAGAAAAATCATATttttataatcatataaaataaaaattaaatttaacttacagaattcttgatgaattttttaatttcttttgtacttattgattaaattaattgaatttaataattcaattaatacAATAGTATTTTCTTTTGACAGGaactaataataaaatatatagaaGTGTAATCAATTTCAAACATAATTCAATAAGAAAAAAAATAACTATAAATAACAAATCAAgattttaatcaaaaacaaatcaagATTTTATGTGTTAAGTAAACTTGTTTGTGagtggttttaattaattttaatgataACTAGTTAAGAAGAAAAAAGTGAACTTATTGCAATAATACTTAGCTTATACTTATAAGTGGAAAAGTCAAAATTTTATGTTTAAgtaaaaaataattacaaatatttCACAGCTAGTTAAAAGGGAAAAAGTAAATAAGTAAAAAAGTCAAAATTTTATGAATAaagtaaaaaataattaaaaaaatttataattaaaatatgtCATGTGATGATAATAAATCATACATGAAAGATTATTGAAGTTATATATTCAAACAAATAAAAAGATGATGACAAATATTGACGTGAAAGAAAAGTGAAATTTCATATATtgtatagaaagaaaaatgaaaactAAAATGGAATAGGATTTGTATATAGTTTATGATATCAAGTAGCCTAACTTATAGCATATAATATTACCAAAACTAATCAATCAAATTGTAAATTCAagcataataataattttttatatactCCATCTCCTTAAAAAATTCAAACAATTTTTTATATACTCCATCTCCCTAAAAAAttcaaacataataataaatagaaaatgtaaaataaaaaaaatatacaatttCATTAAATCTAAATCTAATTTGTCCCACTTTAATCAAATATAAATCCTACTAACCATTACATATAAATCGGAATCCACATTAACACGTGACCTCAAGTCTTTTAAATAGAAAGAACGACCTTTTTCATGACCAACCCAAACgaagaaaatcaatttaaaaaaaccATAGCACAGGCCAACATGGTTGAATATAGATTAAAATGTAACCTTAAAAATCATTCAAACCATATAATCCATCCCATCcatctaaatccatttcaaacaaatTCGAGAAAAAAGCATACTTCCACCCATTTAATATAATTCAAGATTGCCTAAACAGTAGGGTGAGTGTTTTAACCCTACTCGTTCTCATTACCTGCGAGCAACTCATCTTCAAGCTTGCTCAAGGCAAGCTTGTTCTCTTCTAACAATCCCTTACTATATTCCTTGAGAGAATCCATATTTTCTATAATTACGTCCCTGATAAAGTCGATAAGGTCGGAGGAAGCAGATACCTTTATTTTTTTTCTGTTTAACTCCGCATTGGACGCATACAACATCATATCTTCCGCGTGCGCAGCCGAATCCTTTCCAACATTTTGATCGCCCTTGTTCATCAGATCCAACTCATTCTCCTCCTCTATATTTGGGTTATTATTTTTCTCACCCTCATTCTCCTCCTCTATATTTGGGTCATTATTTTTCTCACCCTCATTCTCCTCCTCTATATTTGGGTCATTATTTTTCTCACCCTCATTCTCCTCAATTCCTTCCACCTCTTCACCCCAAATCTTTCTAAACAGTCTGAAAAGCATCTCTTCGTGTGGAGACCCGAAACTAAAGCTAGGCTTCTCCATTTTTACCAGTCCATCTTTGAACTTTCTTTTCAGCCTCTTTAGCTTGTTGTATAACTGTGTATAACTGTATTTGCTACCCAATACATTTTTGGCATGATTGCATAGAAAAGCATATGTGGGTAGGGGCTTACCTTTTTCACTGCACTCCTCAATCGCCCTCACAAACGCTACTTCATCTTCAGCGTTCCAAACACACTTTTCACTGCCGCCTATATCTTTTTCAGAACCCtcctctctatccatttttatcTCTGAAAACAAAGGCGTAGGGTTTCTATGATGAAGAGAGAAATTATTTCCAGAAACCAAGGGTTTGAATGCGCTTGCAGATGGGAGAATGTAAAAATGTAAGGCTTTTTATGACGAGAAATAGGTCGGTACCTACTTATGACTTGTGACAGCTCAAAGCCACTTTCCCTCCCACACACGCCGCCACTTTCCTTCCCCCTGCCAAAGAGTACTGCCATTAAAGAATACGAATTCCGTATTAAATATGATGTGTTAATGCCCCATTTTATTATGGGAGACTGCATAGACCAGGCGGGAAGAATTTCATATTCTATGGGGTC contains the following coding sequences:
- the LOC131050540 gene encoding probable transcription factor At3g04930 codes for the protein MDREEGSEKDIGGSEKCVWNAEDEVAFVRAIEECSEKGKPLPTYAFLCNHAKNVLGSKYSYTQLYNKLKRLKRKFKDGLVKMEKPSFSFGSPHEEMLFRLFRKIWGEEVEGIEENEGEKNNDPNIEEENEGEKNNDPNIEEENEGEKNNNPNIEEENELDLMNKGDQNVGKDSAAHAEDMMLYASNAELNRKKIKVSASSDLIDFIRDVIIENMDSLKEYSKGLLEENKLALSKLEDELLAGNENE